The Phaseolus vulgaris cultivar G19833 chromosome 10, P. vulgaris v2.0, whole genome shotgun sequence DNA window GGCCAAGAGAGTTCGAAAGAAAACCTCTAGGCCAaagaagaattcacccaagtgaatccctgccgagagtacgaaagaaaaacctctcggccaagagagttcgAAAGAAACCTCTCgcccaaggaagaattcacccaagtgaatccctgccgagagtacgaaAGAGAAAcctctcggcctctcggccaagagagttcgaaagaaaacctctcggccaaggaagaattcacccaagtgaatccttACCGGGAGTAcgaaagaaaaacctctcggccaagagagctcgaaagaaaacctctcggccaaggaagaattcacccaagtgaatccctgccgagattacgaaagaaaaacctctcggcctcTCGGACAAGAGAGTtcgaaagaaaacctctcggtCAAAGATTACATCTAGCGTACATCTTTCACCACTACATGTACACGTGCCTCGAGGTCAAGTCACCACACTCGACATCCAGCAacaaagcaattacaaacacaCTCGGCCTGCGAACACTCACGAAAATTTGACTCTACGTTACGTTTAAACCAACTCACTCGAGCCTGAGGGGCATATGTACTACCGGATGGCCGAAAGGCCGACCAGACGATAAAGCCGACTAGACAACAAGATGCAAAGCTAAACACGTAATTAGGTATAAACAAGCCAACTTAGGTGATAAGCACGGTTAAGGCACAATTGGGCCTTCGTTTGGACCCTAAAGCTGGCCCATAACAGCCATAGCCCATCTAGAGCAGTATAAATAGCAGAAGAGGCACAACACTCAAGGTAACTATTCACTCCCTACTCTTCTGGTACCTAGCTCTCggactgacttgatcgtcagagtgtgtTCGCAGGTACTCTCCCATCGTGTCCAGAATCAAAGGCGATCCAGCCGAAAGAAAACTAACCGAAAGACCGAAAAAACGAGAAGATTGCAACAAGAGATAGGaacatgttattttattttactatttaaatAAGTAGGatgaaaaaatttcaaatctcAAAACTTCCCGTGAAAATTAGTTAAAGTTAGAGTAAAAGTAAGTTTAGAAAACAAataatttctataattattaatttttaaattttcttaaatttcaaaatcatctctaaatattttatattaattataacttaattattaattaatttttgtcattcacaatttagtttctaaattttggTCATTAacaatttagtctctaaattttttaataaataaaatttagttcCTAACTAAATTCTTAATATTTACCAGTTGATCCTTGGtcaattaaaaactaattaaccattttagtaaatttttattattttttaaaacagttGGTCTTATAGGAACTTTATgaatattttgattaaaaatattattctgaCTCGAAACCTCTGACTTGGGCCAGTGATCGGTTTGCTAAGTCAGTTCACATTAAACGAAATATGTGTATAATAGAGTTTGATTTGTTCATTCCATCTCATTTGAATTTATGAGCTGTTGAAGTAGTCAATTTGTATTggttatttttctttcaatattCATATAAATTTAGAGAGTTGTTGAGAGAAACTAAAAATCAATTCGAGAGTCAGATAgcaattcaaattaaaaaaaactttatcattatttattataaaacatcagaaataaaaaatgtagtCAAAGACTTTCATTAACCCTGCCTTAGAATATTGAGACAAAAGTCCTACTATAAAAATAATCCAAATAAAGATATcacaataatttatataaagtgAAACAATATTACTTcctctattttttaataatagtaatttcttaatttttttctttctatttttagtATACTTTTaggttaattaaaattttaatttattgtttgaaTGTGGACATCACCTCTTTTCTGTTATTACAAttgatttttctctttctatgttgattaaattaaaactataatgaaaaaaaaattatattatcgtATGATAAATataaggaaatatttttttattaaattgttgataatcagaaaaagaaaaaagtaatcgagtatttcaaataataaatatttatacaacCACTCTAATAATTAACGGTTTATttgtacttattttttttattaagatacGTATATTATTTTCTGTATTGatctcatttattttaaaaataaacagttttcattaaattttaatataagtaaatttagtcttcttttaaaataatttatttcgtTCAAAAATACTTATTCTAAAAACacttattttaagtttaaataaaCTCCATgcacaaatataatttttaaaaaaaaagacacCGTGGAACCTAAAATAACtcaattattattcttattcttattgAAACAGCAAGTACAAATCATATGAGTACCAGCTAGAAATTGATCAGAAACAACTAAAATCTAAACAAAAAGACAaggtaaagaaaataaaactgtGAGAAGACAAAGCAAAGCATGGAAGAATCAGTAATGGAAAACATAGATGTTGTACTCAGTGGTAGCATCACCAGTTTTGGGGTCAAAGTAGTAGGTCTTTGCCTTAGCATACCCTGTAGCAAACTTGAAAACCCCACTTCCACCAATCACAGGCAACTCTTTGGCTTCTTCATAGGCCACGTTCCTCCCCACGATAGTTATGGCGCTCCCGTTGTACTTCCCTTCCGACAAGGCAAAGTTCATCACCATGAGCAGAGTAACCTGCGACTGCGACGTCAGGGCGTAGATTCCTTCGGATCTTCCCACCACCTTGGAGCTCAGTTCGGGTCCCAGGGTCAAGGCGTTGTCCGTCACGGTGACGGAGCCGAAGGAGGTGGTGGTGTTGTACTTGGGAAGTGGCTCGATGATCTGTACGGCTGTGGCGTTGGAGCCGCTTATGATGTCGTGCCAGTAGAATCTGAAGTGGCTTAGGGTTTGTTTCTTGTTGAGGCCTAGGGATTTGGGATCCACTGTGCCCACGAAGCCAGTGTCCTCTGCTTTGATGGTGGTGAGGGTGAAAGAGAGAAGGAACAGCGTGAGGAGCAGTTGGGTGGCCATGGTGGTGATGGTGGTTTGATTAAGGTTGTTGGTTCTGTGATGGAAGTGTAATTGAATGATAAGAGTTTGCAGAGAaggaatatatataaaaagaagtgGAAGGTGGCACCCAAGTAAGATGAAGTAGGTGTAGATTCTGGACATTTTCTAAGTTCTCcataagaaataattttattaggAGCCAAAATTACTGgataattatttatgaattatttaaagtaatttatattcaaACCTTGAATTTCAGATTATCATGTAAACTAAATCATAAAACTTAGGATACACACatgtatatatgtattttattttttagttaattttagaGTAGTCTATCTTGATAATATGTGATAGAAGGTTGATACATGTGCAatgtacaaaaatatttaaagtgtatataatatattattttactgtTTAATgtctaataaaagaaaaatacacggacaaatatttttaatatatgggATGAATGTTTGAGTTTTAAAAGGTGTCTGTGTATTATTTTTCCTATgagataaaatttaataaaacctTGTTTTACGCGGattattaaaatacaattttaattttgattgaaAAAACATCTAAGATGTTACGAATCAACTGAATCATTCAACAAGTAATATTTTGGTGTCTCATGCAATGaggatagaaaaaaataatagggaGAAAAATATGTGTAAATAAAGTATGTAAGAAAAGTAGGCGAAGTCAATAGTCACATCAAATGTTGTTATGGTCTAACAAAAGTTCTAATAAGTCTTAACCAAGTTAATTATGATAGATTctctaatttattatattataatattaaatagatttttatataatttaaataaaatttgtcgTCTCTCACTTTgtaatctttttatttttaaaaataattaatttttacttttaaaaaaaatattttactttttagataactaatttttaaattgactatttaaaaatatttattttaaatttaaataaattgacTCAATATTATCGTAGTTTTAAATTAATCATTAAATATCATAATTTGGTGATGATATTCATAAATGATAACTTGTAGTATTCAATCTGAAAAAAATGAGTctaatataataaaagaaagttaaaagTTAGTTGGGAAATAATATACTAGTTCATCATATTATGAAAACTTACAGGGTCAGCACAGacacaaaaaaaatacataaatatcaTCAGGtcacataaattaaaattgtttgtCATTATTTTAATGTTCAGGTCAACAGATTTGACTGTACCTACTACGAGTTAGCTAGCCATGTTACATTAACAAAATTCTAAATTGGATAATTTcgaacttaaatttttttattaggttAACTCATTTATATATCATATTAGTTTATTAGTACATCAACGCGCTtaatatgaattttataatatatcctgtttggtaaaaaaatcaaaattgatGCTAAAACATCCCGTTTG harbors:
- the LOC137818197 gene encoding dirigent protein 22-like codes for the protein MATQLLLTLFLLSFTLTTIKAEDTGFVGTVDPKSLGLNKKQTLSHFRFYWHDIISGSNATAVQIIEPLPKYNTTTSFGSVTVTDNALTLGPELSSKVVGRSEGIYALTSQSQVTLLMVMNFALSEGKYNGSAITIVGRNVAYEEAKELPVIGGSGVFKFATGYAKAKTYYFDPKTGDATTEYNIYVFHY